The genomic segment AGGGCGAGGACGCGCATGGGCGGGGGCGAGTGGCTCATCAGCCACCGGGAGGTGGTCAGGCTCCTTCGGATCACGCCGAGGCGCTCGGCCCAGCTCAGGCGGCTCGGGCTTTTCAAGCCGGAGGGGGCTGGCTATCGCTTCAGGGAAGTCGTGGGGCTCAGGGTCGCCGCCGACCTCCTGGACACCGGCGCGACGGTCCGCCAGATCCGCCAGGCCCTCGACGACCTGAAGCGGTTCCTGCCCGAGGCCGAGACCCCGCTGGCCGAGATCCGGCTCATCCTGGAGGGTGGGAAGCTCCTGGCCGAGAGCGAGCGGGTGAGGTTCGATCCGCGCAGCGGGCAGACGGTGATGGCTCTGGACGTCGAAGGTCTGGCGTCGGCGGTGGAGAACACGCTGGCCCGAGGGGTCGTGCGCCCGCTCGTCCCGCCCGCCGAGGCCGCCGAGGTCTGGTTTCAGCGCGCCAGCGAGCTGGACCAGGATCCGGCGCGCTGGGAGGAGGCGGTGGAGGCCTACGGACGCGTCGTCGTCATCGACCCCACGTACGCGGCGGCGTGGAACAACCTCGGCCTGCTCCACCACCGGATGGGCCGCTACGCCGAGGCCCGCGAGTGCTACCGGGTCGCGCTGGAGGCCGACCCCGCGTGCGTCCAGGCCGCGTACAACCTGGGCTCGCTCCACGAGGACCTCGGCGACGCCGCGGCCGCGGCGGAGTGGTATCGCCGGAGCCTCGAGCAGGACCCCGGCTATGCCGACGCCCACTTCAACCTGGCTTCGCTCCTGGCGCGCACGGGGGAGAACGAGGAGGCGCGGCGCCACTGGAAGATCTACCTGCAGCTGGACCGGGCGAGCCCGTGGGCTGCTGTCGCGCGCAGCCACCTGACCGAACCGGAGGACGAATGAGATGCGGGTGCTGGTGATCGGCAGCGGCGGCAGAGAACACGCGCTGGTCTGGGCGCTGGCCCGGAGTCCGGGCCTCTCCGCCCTCTACGCCGCGCCGGGCAACCCCGGGATGGCCCGTCTCGCGCGATGCGTCGCCATCAAGGCTGATGCGATCGAGGACCTCCTGGCGCTGGTCCGTCAGGAGCGGATCGATCTCACGGTCGTCGGGCCCGAGCAGCCTCTCGCCGCGGGGATCGTGGATGCGTTCCAGGCCCAGGGCCGTGCCATCTTCGGCCCGACGAAGGCGGCGGCTGATCTCGAGGCCTCTAAGGCCTTCGCCAAGGGGCTGATGGCCAAGCACGGAATCCCGACCGCACGGTTTGGGGTCTTTAAGGATGCCGGTGCCGCGCGCGCATTCTGCCGCGAACTGGGCCCTCAGCTCGTCGTGAAGGCGGACGGCCTGGCGGCCGGGAAAGGGGCGATCCTCTGTCAGAGCCTCGAGGAAGCCGACAGGGCCGTCGCGCTCTGCCTCGAAGAGAAGGCCTTCGGCCGGTCGGGCGAGCAGATCGTGGTGGAGGAGTTCCTCGAAGGCGAGGAAGCGTCGTTCTTCGCTCTGACCGATGGCGAACGGGTACTCCCCCTCGGTGCGGCGCAGGACCACAAAACCGTCTTCGACGACGACCGAGGGCCGAACACCGGCGGCATGGGGGCGTACTCGCCCCCGCCTGTGATCGACGAGCGCCTGCACCGGGAGGTGATGGAGCGGATCCTGGCGCCCACGGTGACCGCCATGGCGGCCGAAGGGCGGCCCTACCGGGGCGTCGTGTACGCGGGTCTCATGATCGCGCGCGACGGCCCGAAGGTGCTCGAGTTCAACTGCCGCTTCGGCGATCCCGAGGCCCAGGCCCTCCTGCCCAGGCTCGGCGAGGATCTGCTCCCGCTCCTCGCCGCCGTCGCGCGTGGCGGCGGCTTGCCGACCGCAGTCCGGTGGCGGCCCGCGGCGGCGGTCTGCGTCGTCCTCGCCTCCGGCGGCTATCCCGGCGCTTACGAGAGCGGCAAGACGATCGCCGGGATCGAGGAGGCCGAGGCCCTGGCCGGCGTCACCGTGTTTCACGCCGGGACCGCCGTCAAGGACAGCCTTCTGGTCACGGCAGGAGGCCGGGTGCTCGGCGTGACCGCGCTGGGAGGGGACATCGCTGCGGCCATCGGCCGAGCCTACGAGGCCGTCGGCAGGATCGGCTTCGAGGGGATGCATTACCGGAAGGACATCGGCCGGAGGGCGCTGGCGCACGCGAAGGCATGACGAAACGCTCGTCGGGAGGGACAATGCCGAAAGACGCTCCGCGGGTCGGGATCGTGATGGGGAGCGATTCCGACCTGGAGGTGTTGCGCGAGGCCGTGAAGCTGCTCGACCAGCTCCAGATCCCCCACGAGGTGGTCGTCGCCTCGGCCCATCGCACTCCCGACCGGACCCGTCGCTACGTTCACGAGGCCGAGGGGCGCGGCATCCGGGTGCTGATCGCGGGGGCCGGCGGCGCCGCGGCGCTCCCGGGCTTTCTCGCCTCCGAGACGACGCTCCCGGTGATCGGCGTCCCGATGGCGTCGACTCCGCTAAACGGCCTGGACGCGCTCCTCTCGATGGCCCAGATGCCCAAGGGGGTGCCGGTCGCGACGATGGCGATCGGCGGGTGGGGGGCGGCCAACGCCGCGCTCCTCGCCGCGGAGATCCTCGCCCTCACGGACGACGGCGTGAGGAAGCGCCTCGCCGCCTTCAGGGCCGCCCAGGCTTCGGAGGTGGAGGAGCGGTCGCGGAAACTCGCCGAGCAACTCAAGAGGAAGAGCTGATCTCACCCGATCGTCCGAATCCCACCCGACTCCGCTCCGTCGACCCGTTCGCTCCCGATCCGGAGAAGTTCCGCGAGGCTGCTGTCTGCATCGGGCGCGGCGGGCTCGTGGCGTTTCCGACCGAGACCTTCTACGGCCTCGGCGCCAGCGCCCTCGACGGCGCCGCTGTGGCGCGGGTCTTCGAGGTCAAGGGGCG from the Candidatus Rokuibacteriota bacterium genome contains:
- a CDS encoding tetratricopeptide repeat protein; the protein is MGGGEWLISHREVVRLLRITPRRSAQLRRLGLFKPEGAGYRFREVVGLRVAADLLDTGATVRQIRQALDDLKRFLPEAETPLAEIRLILEGGKLLAESERVRFDPRSGQTVMALDVEGLASAVENTLARGVVRPLVPPAEAAEVWFQRASELDQDPARWEEAVEAYGRVVVIDPTYAAAWNNLGLLHHRMGRYAEARECYRVALEADPACVQAAYNLGSLHEDLGDAAAAAEWYRRSLEQDPGYADAHFNLASLLARTGENEEARRHWKIYLQLDRASPWAAVARSHLTEPEDE
- the purD gene encoding phosphoribosylamine--glycine ligase: MRVLVIGSGGREHALVWALARSPGLSALYAAPGNPGMARLARCVAIKADAIEDLLALVRQERIDLTVVGPEQPLAAGIVDAFQAQGRAIFGPTKAAADLEASKAFAKGLMAKHGIPTARFGVFKDAGAARAFCRELGPQLVVKADGLAAGKGAILCQSLEEADRAVALCLEEKAFGRSGEQIVVEEFLEGEEASFFALTDGERVLPLGAAQDHKTVFDDDRGPNTGGMGAYSPPPVIDERLHREVMERILAPTVTAMAAEGRPYRGVVYAGLMIARDGPKVLEFNCRFGDPEAQALLPRLGEDLLPLLAAVARGGGLPTAVRWRPAAAVCVVLASGGYPGAYESGKTIAGIEEAEALAGVTVFHAGTAVKDSLLVTAGGRVLGVTALGGDIAAAIGRAYEAVGRIGFEGMHYRKDIGRRALAHAKA
- the purE gene encoding 5-(carboxyamino)imidazole ribonucleotide mutase encodes the protein MPKDAPRVGIVMGSDSDLEVLREAVKLLDQLQIPHEVVVASAHRTPDRTRRYVHEAEGRGIRVLIAGAGGAAALPGFLASETTLPVIGVPMASTPLNGLDALLSMAQMPKGVPVATMAIGGWGAANAALLAAEILALTDDGVRKRLAAFRAAQASEVEERSRKLAEQLKRKS